In Aquiflexum balticum DSM 16537, a single genomic region encodes these proteins:
- a CDS encoding Nramp family divalent metal transporter yields the protein MKSDWKKYIGPGPLIAAAFIGPGTVTVCTLAGVKFGYDLLWALGLSIIATIVLQEMSARIGLITQKGLAAVISQTLKKGLLRYFSLFLILLAIVLGNAAYEAGNITGGAMGADLLVNLPVLTLGQLELNLLNLSIGLIALILLMSGSYSKIAGFLTLLVIMMSLAFLASAIWVQPSVISIFEGFIPKIDATNILTIVALIGTTVVPYNLFLHSSLVAKRWTKMEDLKYVRVDTMVAVVLGGLVSMAIIITSASGAAMDVNNAADLAIGLEPIMGVAAKYFIAFGLFAAGITSAITAPLAGSLVVVDCFGWSNDIRKMPMRISIIFILGLGLFFSSMGIKPVQLITFAQLANGILLPLLSAYILWLVNKKSVMKSHQNNLWLNVLGTGIWLITFLLGGMSVSKVMGWI from the coding sequence ATGAAATCTGACTGGAAAAAATATATCGGGCCAGGTCCTCTGATCGCTGCAGCTTTTATTGGTCCGGGTACAGTGACAGTCTGCACTTTGGCAGGAGTCAAATTTGGTTATGACTTGCTTTGGGCTTTGGGTCTTTCCATTATCGCCACCATCGTGCTTCAGGAAATGTCAGCAAGGATCGGTTTGATCACTCAAAAAGGACTGGCAGCAGTCATATCCCAAACCTTGAAAAAAGGTCTGCTTCGATACTTTTCTCTATTTTTAATTCTACTAGCTATCGTTTTGGGCAATGCCGCCTATGAAGCCGGAAACATCACCGGAGGTGCCATGGGAGCTGATTTATTGGTCAATTTGCCTGTTTTGACTTTGGGTCAATTGGAACTCAACTTATTGAATCTGAGCATTGGCTTGATCGCATTGATACTGTTGATGAGTGGCAGTTATTCAAAAATAGCGGGATTTTTGACCCTATTGGTGATTATGATGAGCCTCGCTTTTCTGGCAAGTGCCATTTGGGTACAACCATCTGTTATATCAATTTTTGAAGGGTTCATCCCTAAAATCGATGCAACCAATATCCTCACCATTGTAGCATTGATCGGAACCACAGTTGTTCCCTACAACCTTTTTCTTCATTCTTCTTTGGTAGCCAAACGATGGACCAAAATGGAAGATTTGAAATATGTTAGGGTGGATACCATGGTAGCAGTTGTCTTGGGAGGATTGGTTTCCATGGCCATCATCATTACTTCTGCTTCAGGAGCAGCCATGGATGTCAATAATGCCGCAGATTTGGCAATTGGTCTGGAGCCGATTATGGGAGTTGCTGCCAAGTATTTTATCGCTTTTGGTTTATTTGCAGCAGGTATTACTTCTGCAATAACCGCACCTTTAGCGGGTTCATTGGTAGTGGTCGATTGTTTTGGTTGGTCCAATGATATCCGTAAAATGCCCATGCGGATCAGTATCATCTTTATTTTGGGATTGGGTTTATTTTTTTCTTCAATGGGGATCAAACCTGTTCAGTTGATTACCTTCGCCCAATTGGCCAATGGAATTTTGCTTCCCTTATTAAGTGCGTATATACTTTGGCTGGTGAATAAAAAATCAGTGATGAAATCTCATCAAAACAATTTGTGGCTAAATGTTTTGGGAACCGGCATATGGCTGATTACATTTTTGTTAGGTGGTATGAGTGTAAGCAAGGTGATGGGTTGGATTTGA
- a CDS encoding alpha/beta hydrolase has translation MKKIFLKTLLVLLSIIFLILVLLLLSYRGDLPLERLTADYTDENSYFLKVDGINVHVKVKGSGEPIFLIHGSFSSLHTWEEWEKELNPFFMTISMDLPGHGLTGPDDMKRYGMMDYADLIFGIADQLGLQEFHVAGNSMGGGVALIMASEHPERILSLNLIDSSGAPPKTVSDTTRAKSYNSGAFIFKVAQNPIFNKLLLKCTPKTVFKMNLKQVFYDSEKITDEMVTRYYHLLRREGNRRATLDRLTVRRPYKVDFDKLNMPVLIMWGAHDNWIPLSNGERLAAAIPGSKLKVFDNAGHVPMEEIPTETVIEYLAFLGIKVDMDYLSTPKFFSHVQ, from the coding sequence ATGAAAAAAATATTCCTCAAGACCTTACTCGTTCTTCTTTCAATCATTTTCTTGATCCTAGTATTGTTGCTGCTCAGCTACAGAGGAGACCTTCCCTTGGAAAGATTGACTGCTGATTATACCGATGAAAACTCTTATTTTCTCAAGGTGGATGGCATCAATGTACATGTTAAAGTCAAAGGTTCCGGTGAACCGATATTTCTGATCCATGGGAGTTTTTCTTCTTTGCATACTTGGGAAGAATGGGAAAAGGAACTCAATCCGTTTTTTATGACCATTTCCATGGATTTGCCGGGACATGGGCTTACCGGTCCGGATGACATGAAGCGATATGGGATGATGGATTATGCAGACCTGATCTTCGGAATTGCAGATCAATTGGGATTGCAGGAATTCCACGTTGCAGGAAATAGTATGGGTGGAGGAGTTGCCCTGATTATGGCTTCCGAGCATCCCGAGCGGATTTTGAGCCTCAATCTTATTGATTCGTCAGGTGCACCACCTAAAACTGTGTCAGATACAACGAGAGCAAAATCTTATAATTCTGGAGCATTTATTTTTAAAGTTGCCCAAAATCCTATTTTCAATAAATTACTGTTGAAGTGCACTCCAAAAACTGTCTTCAAAATGAATCTGAAACAGGTCTTTTATGATTCCGAAAAAATCACCGATGAAATGGTTACGAGGTATTATCATTTACTCAGGAGAGAAGGAAACCGAAGGGCGACTTTGGACAGGCTTACAGTGAGAAGACCTTATAAAGTGGATTTTGACAAGTTGAATATGCCTGTACTGATCATGTGGGGTGCCCATGACAATTGGATTCCTTTGAGCAATGGAGAGCGATTGGCAGCAGCTATTCCTGGTTCAAAGCTTAAGGTTTTTGATAATGCAGGACATGTACCGATGGAAGAAATTCCGACTGAGACTGTCATAGAATATTTGGCATTTTTGGGGATAAAGGTGGATATGGATTACCTTTCCACTCCCAAATTCTTCAGCCATGTACAATGA
- a CDS encoding DUF2891 domain-containing protein — translation MTEIEQPIRLTLQEANRLAKLPLHCMQVEYPNKLNQTLENETYLKGPKALHTAFYGCFDWHSSVHGHWMLVSLLRQFPELENAAEIRQKLSENLSLSNIQTEVDYFSMPQNSSFERTYGWAWVLKLAEEIHLWDDPLARELENNLQPLTDLMVEKYLEFLPKLIYPIRVGEHSNIAFGLSLAYDYALTLENSALKNLIKSRAMDWFEKDANCPLEWEPSGFDFLSPCFQELDIMRKVLDKDAFKIWLGAFMPELSTNDFSLEPGKVSDRTDGKLVHLDGLNFSRAWVLYGLIKDFPEEYGHLMKIANEHIDYSLPSIVDDNYEGTHWLGSFAIYALQQAP, via the coding sequence ATGACGGAAATTGAACAACCGATCAGATTAACATTGCAGGAAGCCAACCGATTGGCCAAATTGCCTTTGCATTGTATGCAAGTGGAATACCCAAACAAACTTAATCAAACGCTTGAAAATGAAACTTATCTGAAAGGTCCGAAAGCCCTGCATACTGCATTTTATGGTTGTTTTGACTGGCATTCAAGTGTTCACGGACATTGGATGTTGGTCAGTCTGTTGCGACAGTTTCCTGAGTTGGAGAATGCTGCTGAAATCAGACAAAAGCTCAGTGAAAACCTCAGTTTATCCAATATCCAAACTGAGGTGGATTATTTTTCAATGCCCCAAAATTCGAGTTTTGAAAGAACTTATGGTTGGGCTTGGGTATTGAAACTGGCCGAAGAAATCCATCTTTGGGATGATCCTTTGGCAAGGGAACTGGAGAATAACCTACAACCTCTTACTGATTTGATGGTAGAGAAATATCTGGAATTTTTACCCAAACTGATTTACCCGATAAGGGTCGGCGAGCATTCAAATATAGCTTTTGGTTTGTCTTTGGCTTACGATTATGCCCTTACCCTTGAAAATTCAGCCTTGAAAAACCTGATCAAATCAAGAGCGATGGATTGGTTTGAAAAGGATGCAAATTGCCCTTTAGAATGGGAACCATCAGGTTTTGATTTTCTTTCTCCTTGTTTTCAGGAATTGGATATCATGAGAAAAGTATTGGATAAGGACGCTTTCAAAATCTGGCTTGGGGCTTTTATGCCCGAATTGTCCACAAATGATTTCAGTCTTGAACCAGGAAAGGTCAGCGATAGAACCGATGGTAAATTGGTGCACTTGGATGGATTGAATTTCAGCAGAGCTTGGGTATTGTATGGACTCATCAAAGACTTTCCGGAAGAATATGGTCACTTGATGAAAATTGCCAATGAGCATATTGATTATTCACTGCCATCCATTGTAGATGATAATTATGAAGGGACCCATTGGTTGGGAAGTTTTGCCATTTACGCCCTTCAACAGGCTCCATGA
- a CDS encoding B12-binding domain-containing radical SAM protein, translating into MSKSILLITPPFTQLNTPYPATAYIKGYLNTIGKTSHQADLGIKVILRIFSKNGLSKVFQAIDKEGIKKYSKNSLRIFKLQNDYLHTIDPVIKFLQFENPTLAYNICDGDFLPKASRFDQLDNMDWAFGTMGIQDKARHLATLYLEDLGDLIQEVLDPFFGFSRYAERLGRSAVSFDPLAKALEGQLSFTDQFLIEELELLIKETDPYLVCMSVPFPGNLYGALRCGQYIKSKYPQIKIAMGGGYPNTELRSIKEPRVFQYLDFITLDDGERPLTCLLEHLDGDRELQKLKRTFALLNGKVTYLNGSKESDIPFSKTGTPDYSGLPLHQYLSVIEIANPMHRLWSDGRWNKLTMAHGCYWKKCSFCDVTLDYIKNYEPVSATLICDRIEELILQTGETGFHFVDEAAPPALMREVAIEILKRNLKITWWTNIRFEERFTYNLCRLLKASGCIAVSGGLEVASDRLLKMMQKGVTVSQVARVAHNFTESGIMVHAYLMYGFPSQTAQETIDSLEMVRQLFMHNVLQSGFWHLFAMTAHAPIGVDPGAFRVVRTGPEQGLFAENDLSHEDPEGAEHELFSEGLKKALFNYMHGICFDFKLQEWFDFKIPRTSVSSNFIFNAIQHETEVVLKPNAKMVWLGNVPELLHDTFISKKGNKIETWKLVIENKNHRDEILVGKEDGKWLEAILREISPTPEKKEMNFGSFEENYVKAGLGDFNRFLVSKTWKFLLEYGLVLV; encoded by the coding sequence GTGTCAAAATCCATTCTTTTAATCACTCCTCCGTTTACCCAACTGAATACCCCCTATCCTGCGACCGCATATATCAAAGGTTATCTGAATACGATAGGAAAAACATCCCATCAAGCAGATCTGGGAATAAAAGTAATTCTTAGGATTTTTTCAAAAAATGGTTTAAGTAAAGTATTTCAAGCTATTGATAAAGAAGGAATTAAAAAATATTCAAAAAACAGCCTAAGAATATTTAAACTTCAAAATGACTACTTACATACCATAGACCCTGTCATCAAATTCCTGCAATTTGAAAACCCTACCTTGGCCTACAATATCTGTGACGGAGACTTTTTACCAAAAGCGTCAAGGTTTGATCAGTTGGATAATATGGATTGGGCTTTTGGAACCATGGGGATACAGGACAAAGCCCGGCATTTGGCAACACTCTATTTGGAAGATTTGGGGGATTTGATCCAGGAAGTGTTGGATCCTTTTTTTGGATTTAGCCGGTACGCCGAAAGATTGGGTAGATCAGCGGTTTCTTTCGACCCACTGGCCAAAGCTTTGGAAGGACAACTTTCATTTACTGACCAATTTCTAATTGAGGAATTGGAATTATTGATAAAGGAAACTGATCCATATTTGGTCTGCATGTCTGTTCCTTTTCCGGGCAATTTATATGGAGCACTCCGATGCGGTCAATACATCAAGTCCAAGTATCCCCAAATAAAAATCGCTATGGGCGGTGGATACCCAAATACTGAACTCAGGTCAATCAAAGAACCCCGAGTTTTCCAATACCTGGATTTTATCACTTTGGATGATGGAGAAAGGCCTTTGACATGTTTATTGGAGCATTTGGATGGAGACAGAGAATTACAAAAACTCAAGAGGACATTTGCCTTATTGAACGGAAAGGTAACCTATCTCAACGGGTCAAAAGAAAGTGATATTCCATTCAGCAAAACAGGAACGCCTGACTATTCTGGTTTGCCGCTGCATCAATATCTTTCTGTAATAGAAATAGCCAATCCCATGCACCGCTTGTGGTCTGATGGGAGATGGAATAAATTGACTATGGCCCATGGCTGCTATTGGAAAAAGTGCTCTTTTTGTGATGTAACCTTGGATTATATCAAAAATTATGAACCTGTCAGTGCCACACTGATATGTGACCGTATTGAAGAATTGATCTTGCAAACAGGTGAAACCGGATTCCACTTTGTAGATGAAGCGGCCCCTCCTGCTCTGATGCGCGAAGTTGCTATTGAAATACTTAAACGAAACCTTAAAATCACCTGGTGGACCAATATTAGGTTTGAAGAAAGGTTTACCTATAATCTCTGCAGATTACTTAAAGCATCAGGTTGCATCGCTGTTTCAGGCGGTTTAGAGGTAGCTTCTGACCGTTTATTGAAAATGATGCAGAAAGGTGTCACCGTTTCCCAAGTAGCCAGGGTTGCGCATAATTTTACCGAATCGGGCATTATGGTGCATGCCTATCTGATGTACGGATTTCCGAGCCAGACAGCCCAGGAAACCATCGACAGCCTTGAAATGGTCAGACAGTTGTTTATGCACAATGTACTGCAATCCGGCTTCTGGCACTTGTTTGCCATGACAGCCCATGCACCCATTGGAGTTGATCCGGGTGCCTTCAGAGTGGTAAGGACAGGTCCGGAACAAGGTCTCTTTGCAGAGAATGACCTTAGCCATGAAGATCCGGAAGGCGCAGAACATGAGCTGTTCAGCGAAGGTTTGAAAAAAGCCCTGTTCAATTACATGCACGGAATCTGTTTTGACTTCAAGCTTCAGGAATGGTTTGATTTCAAGATACCTAGAACATCGGTTTCATCAAATTTTATTTTTAATGCCATTCAACATGAAACGGAAGTTGTTTTGAAACCCAATGCAAAAATGGTTTGGCTGGGAAATGTGCCTGAATTGTTACATGATACTTTTATCAGCAAAAAAGGAAATAAAATAGAAACCTGGAAATTGGTCATTGAAAACAAGAACCACAGGGACGAGATCCTAGTCGGAAAAGAAGACGGTAAATGGCTGGAAGCCATTCTTCGGGAAATATCACCAACTCCCGAAAAAAAGGAAATGAACTTTGGATCTTTTGAGGAAAATTATGTGAAGGCAGGTTTAGGGGATTTTAACCGTTTTTTAGTTTCCAAAACATGGAAATTCTTATTGGAATACGGTTTGGTCTTAGTTTAA
- a CDS encoding sensor histidine kinase, with protein sequence MKDSPLPFRQIEWWIVTLVFLSIILINILNAGFIYYKPTDQQIADYFAKLFIPVIHFLSFYFIHMKIIPGYSRERKPWKYALLLALLFFGSFILSVAFSTGAEITDDFFMPFYLGAIAIYAGYLLLTYILDQILTPPRLGNYILFNIIRLFAIYLFVILFLIQFQKFGTKPIILVFAVVIPSIVFIILFNFFLIYGNRKKGKTQMANYFLALLEFSIALIFLIVAIQVGTFAPAFVGLAAMILVAVVLVPASNLIFEKYDAYLGEINSLSTKVTQSNANLDFLRSQINPHFLFNALNTLYGTALQENAERTSEGIQKLGDMMRFMLHENNQDKIPVEREKEYLVNYVDLQLLRIKEQENIDIVFSKGEDACSGEIAPMLLIPFVENAFKHGISLQKKSWVKISLRCLAGSVHLDVNNSIHRSDEHDPERKSSGIGLENVRQRLDLLYPGKHDLVIRENEMEYFVHLSIKL encoded by the coding sequence ATGAAAGATTCCCCTTTACCTTTTAGACAAATTGAATGGTGGATTGTCACCTTGGTTTTCCTTTCTATCATTCTGATCAATATTCTGAACGCAGGTTTTATTTATTACAAACCCACAGACCAGCAGATAGCCGATTATTTTGCAAAGCTCTTTATTCCGGTCATCCACTTCCTGTCCTTTTATTTTATCCACATGAAAATCATTCCGGGATATTCAAGGGAAAGGAAACCATGGAAATATGCTTTGCTCTTAGCTTTGCTATTCTTTGGGTCATTTATACTCAGTGTTGCTTTTTCAACCGGGGCTGAAATCACAGATGATTTTTTCATGCCGTTTTACTTGGGGGCAATAGCAATTTATGCAGGCTATCTTCTTTTAACTTACATTCTCGATCAGATCCTGACACCTCCCCGATTGGGTAATTATATTCTGTTCAATATCATCAGGCTCTTTGCGATTTACCTTTTCGTGATATTGTTTCTCATACAATTCCAAAAGTTTGGAACAAAGCCAATTATCCTGGTTTTTGCGGTAGTAATCCCCAGCATCGTATTCATTATTCTCTTTAACTTCTTTTTGATCTATGGCAATAGAAAAAAGGGGAAAACACAAATGGCCAATTATTTTTTGGCCCTATTGGAATTCTCTATTGCCTTGATTTTTCTTATTGTAGCCATTCAAGTGGGGACTTTTGCTCCTGCATTTGTGGGTCTTGCTGCCATGATTTTGGTAGCAGTGGTTTTGGTTCCTGCTTCCAATCTGATATTTGAAAAATATGATGCCTATCTTGGAGAAATCAATTCTTTGTCCACCAAAGTAACCCAATCCAATGCTAATCTGGATTTTCTTCGCTCACAGATCAACCCACATTTTCTCTTTAATGCTTTGAATACGCTCTATGGAACAGCTTTACAGGAAAATGCCGAAAGAACTTCCGAAGGGATACAGAAGTTGGGCGATATGATGCGGTTTATGCTTCATGAAAACAATCAAGACAAAATCCCTGTAGAGCGGGAAAAAGAGTACCTAGTCAACTATGTGGATTTGCAATTATTAAGAATCAAAGAACAGGAAAATATTGACATTGTTTTTTCCAAAGGTGAAGATGCCTGTTCCGGTGAAATTGCCCCGATGTTGTTGATACCTTTTGTGGAAAATGCCTTCAAACACGGCATCAGCCTCCAAAAGAAATCCTGGGTAAAAATCAGTTTGAGGTGTCTTGCAGGATCGGTTCACCTAGATGTAAACAACAGTATCCACCGCTCAGATGAACATGATCCCGAAAGAAAATCCAGTGGCATTGGTCTGGAAAATGTCAGGCAAAGGCTGGACCTGCTTTATCCCGGAAAACATGACTTGGTGATAAGGGAAAATGAGATGGAGTATTTTGTACATTTAAGTATAAAGCTTTGA
- a CDS encoding M14 family zinc carboxypeptidase: MQKNILLLTLLFSVIIPLKAQKDYYFPGETFSSEIPSPYAYFGYHIGEWHTRYDRLVGYFEELAKTSDMAELHTIGHTNQLRPQVVLVISKNQNIQNLENIRTNHIKLADPKQPMPDVAKMPAIINLAYSVHGNEPSGGEAAILTAYWLLASQSDLAKEIRENAVILIDPAINPDGRDRHTNWANMHKGFPPVADPLDREHNEIWPSGRVNHYWFDLNRDWLPLAQVELQNKIAWYHTWYPNVVGDFHEMGTNSTYFFEPTKPFSSENPVVPRKNYEDINNKFATYFAKALDGIGSLYWTKEVFDNSYPGYGSTYPDIQGGLGLVFEQGSSRGHIQSSQRGDITFQFTIRNQLKISIATMEAGVKEREYMHRYLREFFQTGLNEAGKDRAKAYVFGDEFDESKNRLFLKLLLDHKIKVIENESNINVEGKSFKQGKSWIVPTSQAQYRMVRSMFEKVTTFADSVFYDASAWTMALAYGMPYAAQASVGSGAEVSSLPTQNQNFPADGKYVAYLVDWTDYFAPKFLHHIQKAGIHVETTALPFTSNTDQGPKEFPAGSLIIPTAFQKLSADEMKAAMKTAAEAAGQHVYATTTGFSTKGIDLGSNNISAVSQPKVLMLVGHGTSQNEAGEIWHLMDTKVGMPITKVDISLFGRVNLYDYNTLILPSGNYSSLSAAQITHLKDWLSRGGTVISLRSASQWLQSQEIVKEEYLKSENEKSPEFLPFGSRRDFAGAQAIGGSIYLAKLDKTHPLGFGYRNYELPVYRNSTLFFKPSKNPSNTPLRYTSNPLLGGYISPENLEKVKQSASVIVSTVGQGRVIHFIDNPNFRGTWFGTNKLFFNAVFFGDKM, translated from the coding sequence ATGCAAAAAAATATACTTTTATTGACCCTGCTCTTTTCGGTGATAATCCCGTTGAAAGCACAAAAAGATTATTACTTTCCTGGGGAAACCTTTTCCTCTGAAATTCCTTCCCCGTATGCTTATTTTGGATACCATATCGGAGAATGGCATACCAGATATGACCGGTTAGTTGGCTATTTTGAAGAATTGGCCAAAACCTCCGACATGGCCGAACTGCATACCATAGGTCATACCAATCAACTTCGGCCTCAGGTTGTGCTGGTCATCAGTAAAAATCAAAATATCCAAAACCTGGAAAACATCCGGACCAACCATATCAAATTGGCAGATCCCAAACAACCCATGCCGGATGTAGCCAAGATGCCTGCCATCATCAACTTGGCTTACAGTGTTCATGGCAATGAACCATCGGGCGGGGAAGCAGCGATTCTGACAGCCTATTGGCTGTTGGCATCCCAAAGTGATTTGGCCAAAGAAATCAGAGAAAATGCGGTGATTTTGATAGATCCTGCCATCAATCCCGATGGCAGGGACCGACATACCAATTGGGCCAATATGCACAAAGGCTTTCCACCTGTCGCAGATCCTTTGGACCGGGAACACAATGAAATATGGCCAAGTGGTAGGGTAAACCATTACTGGTTTGATTTGAACCGGGATTGGTTGCCTTTGGCCCAAGTGGAATTGCAAAACAAAATTGCCTGGTATCATACCTGGTATCCCAATGTGGTTGGGGATTTTCATGAAATGGGTACCAACAGTACTTATTTCTTCGAACCTACCAAACCATTCAGCAGCGAGAATCCTGTTGTTCCAAGAAAAAACTATGAGGATATCAACAATAAGTTTGCAACTTATTTTGCAAAAGCGCTAGATGGCATCGGCAGCTTATATTGGACCAAAGAGGTATTTGACAACAGTTATCCGGGTTACGGTTCCACCTATCCTGATATTCAGGGCGGCCTGGGGTTGGTGTTTGAACAAGGCAGTTCAAGAGGTCATATTCAAAGTTCCCAAAGGGGTGATATCACTTTTCAGTTTACCATCAGAAACCAATTGAAAATCTCGATTGCCACTATGGAAGCTGGGGTGAAAGAACGGGAATATATGCACCGTTATCTTCGGGAATTTTTCCAGACAGGACTAAACGAAGCTGGAAAAGACCGTGCCAAAGCTTATGTTTTTGGAGATGAATTTGATGAATCAAAAAACAGGTTATTTTTAAAGTTACTTTTAGATCATAAAATAAAAGTTATTGAAAATGAGTCCAATATAAATGTAGAAGGAAAGTCATTTAAGCAAGGAAAATCCTGGATTGTCCCTACATCCCAAGCCCAATACAGGATGGTTAGATCGATGTTTGAGAAAGTGACCACATTTGCGGATTCGGTATTTTATGATGCTTCTGCTTGGACCATGGCATTGGCTTATGGGATGCCCTATGCCGCGCAGGCTTCGGTAGGATCGGGTGCTGAAGTTTCATCCTTGCCAACTCAAAATCAGAACTTTCCTGCAGATGGAAAATATGTTGCTTACTTGGTAGATTGGACGGATTATTTTGCACCCAAATTCCTTCACCATATCCAAAAAGCAGGAATTCATGTGGAAACTACCGCACTGCCATTTACTTCAAATACCGATCAAGGTCCTAAGGAATTTCCAGCGGGTTCATTAATTATTCCCACCGCATTTCAAAAACTTTCTGCAGATGAAATGAAAGCGGCCATGAAAACTGCAGCGGAAGCAGCAGGGCAACATGTCTATGCCACCACCACCGGATTCAGCACCAAAGGGATAGATTTAGGTAGCAATAACATCTCAGCAGTTTCACAGCCAAAGGTATTGATGCTGGTAGGTCATGGAACTTCACAAAATGAAGCGGGTGAAATCTGGCATTTGATGGATACCAAAGTGGGTATGCCAATCACGAAAGTAGATATCAGCCTATTTGGAAGAGTAAACTTATATGACTACAATACTTTGATTTTACCTTCAGGAAATTACTCTTCTCTATCTGCTGCTCAAATCACGCATTTAAAGGATTGGTTATCAAGAGGCGGTACAGTCATTTCATTGCGCTCTGCCAGTCAATGGCTTCAAAGTCAGGAAATTGTCAAAGAAGAATACCTTAAAAGTGAAAATGAAAAATCACCTGAATTCCTTCCTTTTGGATCAAGAAGGGATTTTGCAGGAGCTCAGGCCATTGGAGGAAGTATTTATCTGGCAAAATTGGATAAGACACATCCTTTGGGTTTTGGCTATAGAAATTATGAGTTACCGGTTTATAGAAATTCAACCCTGTTTTTCAAACCATCCAAAAACCCTTCAAATACTCCTTTGAGATACACTTCCAATCCTTTATTAGGTGGGTACATTTCACCGGAAAATCTTGAAAAAGTGAAGCAAAGTGCCAGCGTCATAGTCTCCACAGTCGGTCAGGGAAGGGTAATCCACTTCATCGACAACCCCAATTTCCGTGGAACATGGTTCGGTACCAACAAGCTGTTCTTTAATGCAGTTTTCTTTGGGGATAAGATGTGA
- a CDS encoding LytR/AlgR family response regulator transcription factor produces MLTAIAIDDEPMALEVVKSHAAKIPFLDLKSTFTDAIKALEYLKENPVNLIFLDIKMPDISGMELATLIPKETMVIFTTAYSEHAVKSFELDAVDYLLKPFNLSRFLKACQKGQEWNELKNGQNNGSIFIKTGYEQIKVNFEDLLFCEANGNYVSFHLPKEKILSRMTLSETEKLLPSSFVKSHRSFIVNTQHIQKIERHQLTLGGKQVPVSGSFYEELMGKVKGF; encoded by the coding sequence ATGCTAACCGCAATTGCAATAGACGATGAACCGATGGCTTTGGAAGTGGTAAAGTCTCATGCTGCAAAAATTCCTTTTTTGGATTTGAAATCAACGTTTACAGATGCGATCAAAGCTTTGGAGTACCTGAAAGAAAATCCTGTAAACCTGATTTTTTTGGATATCAAGATGCCGGATATATCGGGGATGGAACTTGCCACGCTGATACCAAAGGAAACTATGGTCATTTTTACCACTGCCTATTCAGAACATGCAGTCAAAAGTTTTGAGTTGGATGCGGTGGATTATTTATTGAAACCATTTAACCTCAGCAGATTTCTGAAAGCCTGTCAAAAAGGACAGGAATGGAATGAACTCAAAAATGGTCAAAACAACGGATCTATTTTTATCAAAACCGGCTACGAACAAATCAAAGTCAATTTCGAGGATCTATTGTTCTGTGAAGCCAATGGCAACTATGTGAGTTTTCACTTGCCCAAGGAAAAAATCCTATCCAGAATGACCCTATCCGAAACCGAGAAGCTGCTTCCCTCTTCTTTTGTCAAGTCCCACCGTTCCTTTATTGTCAATACCCAACACATCCAAAAAATCGAAAGGCACCAACTTACTTTGGGAGGTAAACAAGTGCCTGTCAGTGGGAGCTTTTATGAGGAGTTGATGGGGAAGGTGAAGGGGTTTTAA
- a CDS encoding 3-keto-disaccharide hydrolase, protein MIQIFKNSFIVFALFASMPLLAQQKDIKLPPEATEFWEPVPKKVTPGTQNHLPPSDAIVLFDGNNLNNFISARTGGFPEWKVENGAFTVTPRTGDIQTKQGFGDMQLHIEWTAPTVIKGEGQGRGNSGIFLMSLYEVQVLDSYESRTYSNGQAGSIYKQHPPLVNAMKAPGEWNTYDIFFTAPKFNADGMLVSPAKVTVIHNGILVQHNTEIKGPTEYIGIPNYKAHPAEMPIKLQDHGDLVSYRNIWVRKL, encoded by the coding sequence ATGATACAAATCTTTAAAAATTCCTTTATCGTTTTTGCCCTTTTTGCTTCAATGCCACTTTTGGCTCAGCAAAAAGACATCAAATTACCACCGGAAGCAACGGAATTTTGGGAACCTGTTCCAAAGAAAGTAACTCCGGGAACTCAAAATCATCTGCCACCTTCTGATGCCATTGTCCTGTTTGATGGCAATAACCTGAACAATTTTATCAGTGCCCGTACAGGAGGATTTCCTGAGTGGAAAGTTGAGAACGGAGCTTTTACGGTTACTCCAAGAACAGGAGACATACAAACCAAGCAAGGATTTGGAGATATGCAGTTGCATATTGAATGGACGGCACCGACTGTTATTAAAGGTGAAGGTCAGGGCAGAGGAAATTCAGGAATCTTCCTGATGTCTCTTTATGAAGTGCAGGTATTGGATTCCTATGAAAGCAGGACTTATTCCAATGGTCAGGCAGGAAGTATTTACAAGCAGCATCCGCCTTTGGTCAATGCCATGAAAGCACCGGGAGAGTGGAACACCTATGATATTTTCTTTACGGCCCCTAAATTCAATGCCGACGGCATGTTGGTTTCCCCTGCTAAGGTGACCGTGATCCATAATGGCATTCTTGTCCAACACAACACAGAAATCAAAGGCCCCACCGAATATATAGGAATACCAAACTACAAAGCACATCCTGCAGAAATGCCCATCAAACTACAGGATCATGGGGATTTGGTGAGTTATAGGAATATTTGGGTGAGGAAGTTGTAA